The sequence TGATCGTCTCCCTCTTCTGCGGAACGCTCGCGGCCTTCATCCCGCTCGGCAAGCTCGCCGACGCCACCAGCATCGGCACCCTGTTCGCCTTCGGCCTCGTCAACGTCGCCGTCGTCATCCTGCGCAGGACCCGCCCGGACATGCCGCGCACCTTCAAGGTCGCGCTCTTCCCGGTCACGCCGATCCTCGGCCTGCTCGCCTGCGGCTACATGATGTTCAGCCTGGACACCGCCACGTGGATCGTCTTCGGTGGCTGGATGATCGTCGGCCTCGTGTTCTACTTCCAGTACGGCATCCGCCGCTCCCGACTGGCCACAGCAGAGAAGTGATCCACCCGCAGTGCGACTGAACGATCTCGACGAACGCATCGTGCACGCCCTCGCCGAGGACGCCCGCCGCTCCTACGCGGACATCGGCTCCGAGGTCGGGCTCTCCGCCCCCGCCGTCAAGCGGCGCGTGGACCGGCTGCGGGCGGAAGGCGCCATCACCGGCTTCACCGTCCGGGTGGACCCGGCCGCGATGGGCTGGGAGACCGAGGGCTTCATCGAGATCTACTGCCGCCACAACACCTCGCCGGACGACATCCGGCGAGGGCTGGGGCGGTACCCCGAGGTGGTGTCCGCGTCGACCGTCACCGGCGACGCGGACGCCCTCGTGCAGATCTTCGCCTCCGACATGCGCCACTTCGAGCGCGTGCTGGAGCGGATCGCGGGCGAGCCGTTCGTGGAGCGCACCAAGTCGGTGCTGGTCCTCTCCCCGCTCCTCCGCCGCTTCACCTCGGGCGCCCCGGCCTGACGCCCTCCGGGCGGGTAAGCGAAAAGACCGGGGCTCCGCCCCGGACCCCGCGCCTCAAACGCCGGCGAGGCTGGAAACGCCGGGCCACATCCAGCCCCGCCGGCGTTGTAGGCGCTGGGTCTGGGGCGGAGCCCCAGCAATGGCGTCGCGCCTCACGTTCGGGCGGCCCTGGCCTGGCGGCCTCAGTGGCGGGGCGCAGCCCGTGTGGCGGGCTCCCGCAGGGCCGGCCGGGCGCGGCGCTCCTCCTCCGTCAGCCCGCCCCAGACCCCGAACGGCTCGCGGGTCCGCAGCGCGTGCTCCAGGCACTCCGCCCGCACCGGGCACCCCGCGCACACCCGCTTCGCGGCCGCGTCCCGCTCCTCGCGGTCCTCGCCCCGCTCACCGGCGGGATGGAAGAACCGGCCGGTCCCCAGATCCCGGCAAGCCGCCCTCGACTGCCACTGCCAGGACTGGTGCGTGGCGCCGGGCAGGCGTGAGACGTCGGACATGGCGGTTCCCTCCCGTGGGTTGTCCCGTGTGCCGTCCTTCCGCGTCTGACCGCCGTCCGCCCCTTGAAACCCAGCCCTCGGAACCCGCCGACGCCTCCCCGGCCGCCGGCACCCCGGGCTAACCCGCGCGTCGCGTCCAGCCCGGATCGCGCCCGCTCAGCCCGACTGCCCGGTCCAGCAGCGGGGCGTCGTCCGGCACGGGCACGACGGGGCCGAAGATCTCGCCGCGGCTCTCTTCGTCGGCGGCCGCGAGCAGGAACGCATGCGAGGCGCGCAGCGCGGCCTCATCGGGTGCGTACTCCTGGCCGGTGGCCCGGGCCAGGTCCCAGCCGTGGATGACCAGTTCGTCGACGGCCACCGCAGCCGCGATCTCGCCCGGTAGGTCCACGCCGCCCGCGCGGGTCATACCGGTCCATGCGGCCGGATCCCTCCAGGCCTCGGCCAGCTCACCGAGGACCCGGGGCAGGTCCTCGCGCCAGCCGGCGGGCAGGGCGGGCAGGGCTGAGCCGGGGTCCGTGTCCGTCGTGGGGCTCAGGTCCTTGCGGGCGGCGTCGCGGAAGGCGACGGCGAGGCCTTCGAGGTGGCCCAGCAGGTTGCTGACCGCGTACTCGGGGCAGGGCGTGGGGCCGGCGAGCAGGGCGTCCGGGACGCCCGCCACGAGACGGGCCACGATCCGGGCCTGTGGTCCGAGGTCAAGAGTCGTCGTATCGGTCATCTGCCGTTCCTCCGGGGCGATGGGTCTAGCTAGTAGGGGGTGTCCGGTGGATCAGGGTCGGAGAGTCCGGGTCGGCTGGTGCCGTGGATTGCAAGGCGGAGGAGGGAGTCACTGCGGAGCATTGACGACCGACGACAACGCGGCAAGCCGCGGTGCCAGGCGGGCCGGGCCCGGCCCTGATCCACCGGACACCCCCTAAAAGGTAGACCGGCGGCGGAGCCCGTTCTCATCGCGACACGAGCCGGACGTTCACGCACGCGGTCCGGCCCGGACGGTGGGCGGAGCCGCGGTGCGGGGCGGTCGGTGCGGCCCGCGCCGGACGGGCGAGCACCTCGACGCCCGCCGCGGAATTTTTTGTTGCCGGTGCGGCGGAACGGACCGTCGCCGCCTTCTTGACGGCCCCGGGCGCCGCCACGAGACTGCGGGGGACGGACACGACGGACAGCGCCCGCCGCGGAAAGGGAAACCACCGCGGGGCGGGACGCAGCGGGCGGACGGGGGACGGCACCGGTGGAGACGGCCTCGACGGCGGGTACGGGGGCACGGACCCCCCGCCGCTGGTGGCTGACCCGGCGCCTGCACATCGACCTCCTGCGCGTGTGCAGCGCATTCGCCCGGCGCGGCTGATCCCCGTACGCCGATCCGGCCCGCGCGGCCGATCCCCGTACGCAGGCCCCGTACGCATCCCATCCCGGTACGGGTCCCCTTACGCAGGCCCCGTACGCCGGCCGCACCCGGCCCCGTACCCGCAGCTTTGCGCCCGCAGCCGCAGCCCTCGCGCCCGTCCCCCTGGAGAGCCATGTCCCAGACCGTCCTGCCCCGCACCGTCCCGGCCCCCGCCCTGCGCGGCCGCATCGGCACCGGTTTCTCCCCGGTCCCGTACCGCTACCACCTCTACCTCTCGGCCGACTGTCCGCGCTCCCTCCGCACGCTCACCACCCGCGCCCTGCTCGGCCTCGACGGCACCGTCACCACCACCGTCCTCGGCCCCGACACCGCCGCCCCCGAGTACACCGCGCTGCGCCGGGCCTACGAGGCCGCCGGCCACCACTTCGACGGCGCGCTGACCGTCCCCGCCCTGTGCGACACCTGGAGCGGCCGCGTCGTGTCCAACCACACCCCCGGCATACTGGAGGACCTGCGGCTCCTGGCCGCGCACCCGGCCTTCCGCGCCGCCTCCTAGAGGGCGTCCGGGACGTCCCGGAACGGCAGGAAACGGGACTCCGCGGGGTGCGCGCAACGAATCGCCGCGCACGCCGCGGAACACGCAACGAATCGATGCGCGGAGCGCAACGGTCACGGCTTGTCCGGGTCGAACGCGCGAACGTACCGTTTTGGGACACCCCCATCCCTCCTGTCACAGAGGTACGTCCATGCCCCCGCTGCGCACCGCCCTCCTCCAGAGCTCCGGAAGGCTCGGCGACACCGCCGCGAACCTCAAGGCGCTCGACGAGGCCGCGGCGCGCGCCGCACAGGGCGGGGCCGGGCTCCTCGTGACCTCGGAGATGTTCCTCACCGGCTACGCGCTGGACGTCCGGGACATCGCCGCCCTCGCCGAACCGGCCGACGGCATGTCCGCCCGGGCCATCGGCGAGATCGCCCGCCGCCACGGGGTCGCCGTCCTGTACGGCTACCCCGAGCGCGCCGGCTCCGCCGTCTTCAACGCGGCGCAGCTCATCGGCCCCGAGGGGGCCCCGCTCGCGAACTACCGCAAGACCCACCTCTTCGGCAGCTTCGAGCAGGAGGCCTTCACCCCCGGCGACACCTCCGTCGTCCAGGCGGACCTGAACGGCCTCCGGGTCGGCATCATGATCTGCTACGACGTGGAGTTCCCCGAGAACGTCCGGGCGCACGCGCTCGCCGGCACCGACCTCCTCCTGGTGCCGACCGCGCAGATGCACCCGTTCCAGTTCGTCGCCGAACAGCTCGTCCCGGTACGGGCCTTCGAGAACCAGATGTACATCGCCTACGTCAACCGCACCGGCCCGGAAGGCGAGTTCGAATTCGTCGGACTCAGCTGCCTGGCGAGCCCCGACGGGGTCACCCGGACCCGGGCCGGCCGCGGCGAGGAGCTGGTGTTCGGCGAGGCCGACCCCGAGCTGCTGGCGGCGTCCCGCGAGACCAATCCCTACCTGCGCGACCGCCGCCCCGGGCTCTACGCCTCCCTCGTCTGACCCCTTTCCCCCAGCCCTGCCGCAAGGAGACGTACCCCCATGACGTCCACGGTGCCCACCACCGCCGTCCCGCACAGCGACGGACAGCCGCCGATCACCATGTTCGGCCCGGACTTCCCGTACGCGTACGACGACTTCCTCGCCCACCCGGCGGGCCTGGGTCAGATACCGGCGACCGAGCACGGCACCGAGGTCGCCGTCATCGGCGGTGGACTGTCCGGCATCATCTCCGCCTACGAGCTGATGAAGATGGGCCTCAAGCCCGTCGTCTACGAGGCCGACCAGATCGGCGGCCGGCTGCGCACCGTCGGCTTCGAGGGCGCCGGCACCGAGGAGCTGACCGCGGAGATGGGCGCCATGCGCTTCCCGCCGTCCTCCACCGCGCTCCAGCACTACATCGACCTCGTCGGCCTGGTCACGGAGCCCTTCCCGAACCCGCTGGCCGAGGCCACCCCCTCGACGGTCGTCGACCTCAAGGGTGAGACCCACTACGCGGAGACCATCGCCGACCTCCCGCAGGTCTACCGCGACGTCGCCGCCGCGTGGAACGCCTGCCTCGACGAGGGCGCCGACTTCTCCGACATGAACACCGCGATGCGCGAGCGGGACGTCCCGCGCATCCGCGAGATCTGGGCGAAGCTCGTCGAGAAGCTCGATGACGAGACCTTCTACGGGTTCCTCTGCAAGTCCGAGGCCTTCCAGTCCTTCCGCAAGCGCGAGATCTTCGGCCAGGTCGGCTTCGGCACCGGTGGCTGGGACACCGACTTCCCGAACTCCATCCTGGAGATCCTGCGCGTCGTCTACACCGAGGCCGACGACCACCACCGCGGCATCGTCGGCGGCTCGCAGCAGCTGCCGCTGCGCCTGTGGGAGCGCGAGCCCGAGAAGATCCTCCACTGGGCGCAGGGCACCTCGCTGTCCTCGCTCCACGGCGGCACCCCGCGCCCGGCGGTGACCCGTCTGCACCGCACGGCGGGCAACCGCATCACGGTCACGGACGCATCCGGCGACATCCGCACGTACCGCGCCGCGATCTTCACCGCACAGTCCTGGATGCTGCTGTCCAAGATCGAGTGCGATGACACGCTCTTCCCGATCGACCACTGGACGGCGATCGAGCGCACCCACTACATGGAGTCCAGCAAGCTCTTCGTCCCGGTCGACCGCCCGTTTTGGCTCGACAAGGACGAGGAGACGGGCCGCGACGTCATGTCGATGACCCTCACGGACCGGATGACCCGCGGCACCTACCTGCTGGACAACGGCCCGGACAAGCCCGCCGTCATCTGCCTCTCGTACACCTGGTGCGACGACAGCCTGAAGTGGCTGCCGCTGTCCGCGAACGAGCGGATGGAGGTCATGCTGAAGTCCCTCGGCGAGATCTACCCGAAGGTCGACATCCGCCGCCACGTCATCGGCAACCCGGTCACCGTGTCCTGGGAGAACGAGCCCTACTTCATGGGCGCGTTCAAGGCCAACCTCCCCGGCCACTACCGCTACCAGCGCCGCCTGTTCACGCACTTCATGCAGGAGCGCCTCCCCGAGGACAAGCGCGGCATCTTCCTCGCGGGCGACGACATCTCCTGGACGGCCGGCTGGGCCGAGGGCGCCGTACAGACCGCACTGAACGCCGTCTGGGGCGTCATGCACCACCTCGGCGGCTCCACGGACGCCACCAACCCGGGCCCGGGCGACGTCTACGACGAGATCGCCCCGGTGGAACTCCCGGAGGACTGATTCCTCCCGGATCCCCGTGACCACGGGCCGTCCCCGCGCGAACAGCGCGGCGGCGGCCCGTTCTCATGCCCGGCGGCGTCAGGTCCACCGCCGTCTAGGACGGGATCCGGCCTAGACGGGGTCTAGCGTCGTCTCCGTAGTCGAGGCACGCGCACCCAGGAGGCAGTCAGATGTCGGTCAAGCCGGTTCCCCAGGGGTACGGCACCGTGACGCCGTGGATCATTTCCCGCGACACGGTGCGGCTCATCGCCTTCCTGAAGGAGGCCTTCGGCGCGGAGGAACTCTCCTGCCTCGCCGGAAAGGACGGCAGCATCGCGCACGCCGAGGTACGGATCGGGGACTCGGTCGTGATGATGTTCGACGCGCGGCCGGAGTGGCCGCCGACCCCCGGGTTCCTGCGCCTCTACGTGGAGGACGCCGACGCCGTGCACCGACGGGCCGTCGCGGCCGGCGGCACCTCGGTCACCGAGGTCACCCACCTGGCCTTCGGCGACCGGGTGGGCCGGGTGCGGGATCCGCTGGGGAACCTGTACTGGATCCAGACCCGCGTGGAGGACGTGAGCGAGCAGGAGATGGAGCGTCGGTTCCAAGACCCGGAGTTCACCGCGGCGATGGAGTACGTCACTGGCGCCGACTTCTTCCCGGGCCGGGACTCCGGGCAGGGCTGACCCGTCACGACGCGGCCAGGCAGACCTTCCGGCCTCAGCACCGGCCGGGTGCCGCCGTCAGAGGAGGCCGGGTCCGCCGGCCCGGACCGGCGGACCCGGCCGGCAGGGGGCCGCCGCGGCCGGGAGGGGGGTCAGCAGGCAGCGGCCGATCAGGCCCACGCTCGCGTCCAGGGACTCGCGGAACTCCTCGGCCAGCTCGGGGGAGCGCCGCAGGGTCCACAGCAGCCGGGCCGAGGCCCAGGCACCGCCGCGGGCGCGGTCCAGGCTCCACGAGCCGAGCAGGTGGGTCAGCGGGTCGGCGATCTCCAGCAGGTCCGGGCCCGGCATCAGCTCCTCGCGGATGTGCTCCTCCAGCGCGACCAGGGTGTCGCCGACCCGGTCGAAGTCCGCTTCGAGGGCGCGGGGCTCGCAGTCCAGGGCGCGGCAGGCCGACACCACCGCCAGCGCCAGGTCGTGGCCGATGTGCGCGTTGATCCCGGCCAGCGCGTGCTGGAGCGGACGCACCCCCGGGTGGCGCCGGTACTGGAGCAGCGGGCGCCAGCAGGCCGGGGCCCGGTCCGACTCCACCGCCGTCAGGTAGCGCTCCGCGAACCGCACGCTGAGCGTCTGCGCCGCCCGTGGCGCCGGGAAGTCCCCGCGCTCGATCCGGCGGTGCAGGGTCCGGGTCACCGTCAGGTACACCCGGTTGAAGACGGCGACGCCGTCCTGCGGCGGCAGCCGCTCGTCCAGGGCGCGCATCCGCGCCAGCACCGCTTCCATGGGGGCAGGTTCGCAGGCCCCGGCGGGGATCCGGGGAACTTGGCCGTACGCTTCCCCGGTTCGGGCGAAACCCCGTCAACGCTGATTGTCCTGCGGCTCCTGGTCGTCGTAGGAGGAGGTGCCCGCGTCGAGCAGGGGCGGCTGTTCCTTCAGGTGCGCGGGGGCGAAGTACCGCAGCGCGTGGTAGCCGGTGATCACCACGATCGTGCCCAGGGCGATGCCGCCGAGCTCGAAGCTGTCGGTGATCTGGAGCTTGACCCCGCCGACGCCGATGATGATGCCCGCGGCGGCCGGCACCAGGTTCAGCGGATTGCGCAGGTCCACCCGGCCGCTGAGCCAGATCTGGGCCCCGAGCAGGCCGATCATGCCGTACAGGATGACGGTGATGCCGCCGAGCACCCCGCCGGGGATCGCGGCGACGACCGCGCCGAACTTGGGGCACAGCCCGAAGAGCAGCGCGAAGCCGGCCGCCGCCCAGTAGGCCGCGGTGGAGTAGACGCGGGTGGCGGCCATGACGCCGATGTTCTCGGAGTACGTGGTGTTCGGCGGGCCGCCGACCGCGGTGGACAGCATGGACGCGGCGCCGTCGGCGGCGATCGCGGTGCCGAGCCTGTCGTCCAGCGGGTCGCCCGTCATCTCGCCGACGGCCTTGATGTGGCCGGCGTTCTCCGCGATCAGCGCGATCACCACCGGCAGCGCGATCAGGATCGCCGACCACTCGAAGGCCGGGGCGTGGAAGGAGGGCAGGCCGATCCAGTCGGCCTTGGCCACCCCGGACAGGTCCAGGCGCCAGTGGTCCACGGCCTCGGGACCGCCCATGGGGGAGTGGATCTTGCCGAAGAGCAGATCGGAGATCCAGGAGATCCCGTATCCGAAGAGCAGGCCGAGGAAGATCGCGATGCGCGACCAGAACCCCCGCAGGCAGACCACGGCGAGCCCGGTGAAGAGCATGGTCAGCAGCGCCGTCCACTGGTCCTGCGGCCAGTACGTCGAAGCTGTCACCGGCGCCAGGTTGAAGCCGATCAGCATGACGACCGCGCCCGTCACCACCGGCGGCATCGCCACGTGGATGATCCGCGCGCCGAAACGCTGGACGGCGAGCCCGGACAGGAACAGGGCCGCTCCGACCACGAAGACGGCGCCGGTCACCACCGCGCTGTCGCCGCCCGAGGCCCGGATCGCCGCCGCCACGCCCACGAAGGACAGCGAGCAGCCCAGGTACGAGGGGATCCGCCCGCGCGTCGCGAGGAGGAAGATCACCGTCGCGATGCCGGACATCATGATGGCCAGGTTCGGGTCCAGGCCCATCAGGACCGGCGCGACGAAGCTCGCGCCGAACATGGCCACCACGTGCTGGGCGCCCAGCCCCGCGGTCCGCGGCCACGACAGCCGCTCCTCCGGCCGGACCACCGCGCCGGGGGCGGGGGTCCGCCCGTCTCCGTGCAGGGTCCAGCCCACGCCGAGGCCCATGTACCGCTCCGTTTCTCCGGCTGATCACATGTATGGATGAGCGAGTCCGAAGTCTCGCCTGCGGGGAGGCGCCAGGCACGCACATCTGCCGCGTTGTCGTCGGTCACCGACTTCCCCAAGCTCTCGGCTTCGCTCGAGCAGGGGAGACCCCATTCGCGTCGACTCCCTCCTCCGCCTTGCAGCCGCACGCGCCTGGCGCCTCCCCGCCCGCCCTGCGGGCGGACGGCGCCACTTCGGACTCGCTCATCCAGGCCGCGGCGCAGGGGATGCCGCCACGGCCAGCGATATATTACGGCCGGATTCGAGCGGGTTCGTCCCTGTTACTCGGACCGGCCTTCTCCGTAGCCTGCCCCACCGGCGGCCCCGGCCGCAGTACCGCGGCCCCCACGACCAGCGCGAAGGCCAGCAGGGTGACCAGGCCGAAGGACACCACGAGCGAACTCGCGTCCGCCACGGCGCCGATCGCCGACGGGGCGATCAGCCCCGAGGTGTACGTGATCGTCGCGACGCCGGCGATCGCCTGCGCCGGGGCCGGACCGCTGCGCGCCGCGGCCGCGAAGGCCAGCGGAACCACCACCGCGATGCCCAGCCCGATCAGAGCGAAGCCCGCCAAGGCCGCGGCCGGCTCCCGGACCGTGACCACGAGCACCCCGCCCGCGGTGGCCAGCACACCGCCCGCCCGGACCGTGCGCACCGCCCCGAACCGGTCGACCACCCGGTCCCCGGCCAGCCGGGCGGCGGCCATGGTCAGCGCGAACGCCGTGGTGGAGGCGGCCGCCAGACCGGCATCGGTGTGCAGCACGTCCCTGAGGTAGACCGCCGACCAGTCCAGGCTCGCCCCCTCCGCGAAGACCGCCGCGAACCCTATGGCGCCGATCAGCAGCGCCGACTTCGGCGGCAGCGCGAAATGCGGCGGCGCCTGCGCGTCCTCGGCGCTCTTCAGGTCCAGCACCCCCTGTACGGCGACCAGCCCGGCCGCGGTGAGGGCCAGCGCGGCGATCAGGTGGTGCAGCCGCGCGTCCGCCCCGGTGTGCGCGGCGACCGTACCCGCGGCGGAACCGAGCAGCGCGCCCACGCTCCACATGCCGTGCAGTGAGGACATGATCGAGCGGCCGACCCGGTTCTCGGTCTCCACGCCGAGCGCGTTCATCGCCACGTCCGACATGCCGGAGGTGGCTCCGTAGACGAACAGCGCACCGCACAGGACGGGCAGGTTCGGGGCGAGGCTCGGCAGGATGAGGGAGAGGGTCCACAGCGTCAGCAGGACCCGCAGTGCGGTACGGGCGCCGTAGCGGTGGTTGATCCGCCCCGCCAGCGGCATCGCGAGCGCCGCGCCCAGGGCCGGGAAGGCCAGGGCCAGTCCCAGGGTGCCGGCGCTGAGCTGCGCGTTCTCCTGGATCCAGGGGATGCGGGTGGCGAAGGAGCCGGTGACGGCGCCGTGTGCGCAGAAGACGGCGGCGATCGCGAAACGGGCATGGCGCAGTCGCGCCGGGCTGAGGTCTGTTTCCCCGGTCATGGGCAGTAAACTATCAGGAACCCTGCCTGATGGTTAATGGCTCCGACCTCCCTAAGATGGGCGCCGTGACTCCTGCCAAGGCCACCGCCACCGCCACCGCCACCGCCACCGCCACCGCCGTTCCGTCCCCCGCCTCCCCGAGCACGGCCCGGGCCATCAACGACCGCCTCGCCCTGCGCCTCCTCCAGGAGTCCGGCCCCCTGACGGCCACCCAGCTCAAGACGCTGACCGGCCTCTCCCGGCCCTCGGTCGCCGACCTCGTCGAGCGGCTGACCGGAGCCGGACTCATCGAGGTCGTCGGCGAGTCCGGCGAGCAACGGCGCGGCCCCAACGCCCGGCTCTACGGGATCGTCGCCCGCCGCGCCCACCTGGCCGCGCTGGACGTACGGACGGACAGCGTCACGGCCGTGGTCACCGACCTCCTCGGCCACCCCCTCGCCGAAGCCGCCCTGCCCGCCGGCGCCCCCGGGGACGCGGTGGCCGCCCTGCTGCGCACCGCCCGCGAAGCCGGCGCGGGCGAGCTGCACACCGTCGTCGTCGGAGCTCCCGGCCTGGTCGCCCCGGGCAGCGGGGAACTGCGCGACACCACCGGCCTGCCGAGCTGGCACCGGGACCTGGTGACCGCCCTCCAGCAGAGCCTGCCCGCCGTGGTCGTGGTCGAGAACGAGACCAACCTTGCCGCCCTCGCCGAGCAGCGCCTGGGCGTGGCCCGCGACCTCGACTCCTTCGTCCTGCTGTGGCTGGGCGCGGGGGTGGGCGCGGCCGTGGTCCTGGACGGCCGACTGCGCCGGGGCGCCTCCGGCGGCGCGGGCGAGATCGGCTTCCTGCCGGTGCCGGGCACCGCCGGGCTGCCCTCCGCCACCGACTGCGGGGGCGGGTTCCACGCCCTGGCGGGCCGGGACGCCGTGACGGCGCTGGCGGCGGAGCACGGCTTCCGGGGACCGGCGGAGGAGGCCGTGGCCGGCGCCGCAGGCGAGCCCTTCCTCGACGCCCTGGCCGAACGCCTCGCCCTGGGCGCGGCGGCGGTCGCGGCCGTCCTGGACCCGGGCTGCGTGGTGCTGGCCGGCGAACTCGGCCGCGCGGGCGGCCCCGCCCTGGCCGCGCGGGTCGCCCGCCGCCTGACGACGCTGACCCCGGTCCCGACGGAGGTCCGAGCCACCGCCCTGGGCGGCCCGGCCGTCCTTGCGGGAGCCCGCCTGGCCGCGCGCGAGGCGGCGCAGGAGGTGCTGTTCGGCACCCCCTAGTGCGCCCGAAGTGGCGCCGGCCGCCCCGGGCGGGCGGACTTCGCGGACACGGCCCGGGGCCCCGGCTACCGTCCCCGCTCCGCCAGGTACTGCGCGAAGGTCACCCGGCCCACCGCGTGCGACGGCGTCAGGTTGCCGCCCC comes from Streptomyces sp. NBC_01408 and encodes:
- a CDS encoding DUF5995 family protein; this translates as MEAVLARMRALDERLPPQDGVAVFNRVYLTVTRTLHRRIERGDFPAPRAAQTLSVRFAERYLTAVESDRAPACWRPLLQYRRHPGVRPLQHALAGINAHIGHDLALAVVSACRALDCEPRALEADFDRVGDTLVALEEHIREELMPGPDLLEIADPLTHLLGSWSLDRARGGAWASARLLWTLRRSPELAEEFRESLDASVGLIGRCLLTPLPAAAAPCRPGPPVRAGGPGLL
- a CDS encoding VOC family protein, whose amino-acid sequence is MSVKPVPQGYGTVTPWIISRDTVRLIAFLKEAFGAEELSCLAGKDGSIAHAEVRIGDSVVMMFDARPEWPPTPGFLRLYVEDADAVHRRAVAAGGTSVTEVTHLAFGDRVGRVRDPLGNLYWIQTRVEDVSEQEMERRFQDPEFTAAMEYVTGADFFPGRDSGQG
- a CDS encoding carbon-nitrogen hydrolase family protein, with the protein product MPPLRTALLQSSGRLGDTAANLKALDEAAARAAQGGAGLLVTSEMFLTGYALDVRDIAALAEPADGMSARAIGEIARRHGVAVLYGYPERAGSAVFNAAQLIGPEGAPLANYRKTHLFGSFEQEAFTPGDTSVVQADLNGLRVGIMICYDVEFPENVRAHALAGTDLLLVPTAQMHPFQFVAEQLVPVRAFENQMYIAYVNRTGPEGEFEFVGLSCLASPDGVTRTRAGRGEELVFGEADPELLAASRETNPYLRDRRPGLYASLV
- a CDS encoding TIGR03086 family metal-binding protein, with the translated sequence MTDTTTLDLGPQARIVARLVAGVPDALLAGPTPCPEYAVSNLLGHLEGLAVAFRDAARKDLSPTTDTDPGSALPALPAGWREDLPRVLGELAEAWRDPAAWTGMTRAGGVDLPGEIAAAVAVDELVIHGWDLARATGQEYAPDEAALRASHAFLLAAADEESRGEIFGPVVPVPDDAPLLDRAVGLSGRDPGWTRRAG
- a CDS encoding Lrp/AsnC family transcriptional regulator: MRLNDLDERIVHALAEDARRSYADIGSEVGLSAPAVKRRVDRLRAEGAITGFTVRVDPAAMGWETEGFIEIYCRHNTSPDDIRRGLGRYPEVVSASTVTGDADALVQIFASDMRHFERVLERIAGEPFVERTKSVLVLSPLLRRFTSGAPA
- a CDS encoding uracil-xanthine permease family protein, whose protein sequence is MGLGVGWTLHGDGRTPAPGAVVRPEERLSWPRTAGLGAQHVVAMFGASFVAPVLMGLDPNLAIMMSGIATVIFLLATRGRIPSYLGCSLSFVGVAAAIRASGGDSAVVTGAVFVVGAALFLSGLAVQRFGARIIHVAMPPVVTGAVVMLIGFNLAPVTASTYWPQDQWTALLTMLFTGLAVVCLRGFWSRIAIFLGLLFGYGISWISDLLFGKIHSPMGGPEAVDHWRLDLSGVAKADWIGLPSFHAPAFEWSAILIALPVVIALIAENAGHIKAVGEMTGDPLDDRLGTAIAADGAASMLSTAVGGPPNTTYSENIGVMAATRVYSTAAYWAAAGFALLFGLCPKFGAVVAAIPGGVLGGITVILYGMIGLLGAQIWLSGRVDLRNPLNLVPAAAGIIIGVGGVKLQITDSFELGGIALGTIVVITGYHALRYFAPAHLKEQPPLLDAGTSSYDDQEPQDNQR
- a CDS encoding NAD(P)/FAD-dependent oxidoreductase, whose protein sequence is MTSTVPTTAVPHSDGQPPITMFGPDFPYAYDDFLAHPAGLGQIPATEHGTEVAVIGGGLSGIISAYELMKMGLKPVVYEADQIGGRLRTVGFEGAGTEELTAEMGAMRFPPSSTALQHYIDLVGLVTEPFPNPLAEATPSTVVDLKGETHYAETIADLPQVYRDVAAAWNACLDEGADFSDMNTAMRERDVPRIREIWAKLVEKLDDETFYGFLCKSEAFQSFRKREIFGQVGFGTGGWDTDFPNSILEILRVVYTEADDHHRGIVGGSQQLPLRLWEREPEKILHWAQGTSLSSLHGGTPRPAVTRLHRTAGNRITVTDASGDIRTYRAAIFTAQSWMLLSKIECDDTLFPIDHWTAIERTHYMESSKLFVPVDRPFWLDKDEETGRDVMSMTLTDRMTRGTYLLDNGPDKPAVICLSYTWCDDSLKWLPLSANERMEVMLKSLGEIYPKVDIRRHVIGNPVTVSWENEPYFMGAFKANLPGHYRYQRRLFTHFMQERLPEDKRGIFLAGDDISWTAGWAEGAVQTALNAVWGVMHHLGGSTDATNPGPGDVYDEIAPVELPED
- a CDS encoding WhiB family transcriptional regulator, with the translated sequence MSDVSRLPGATHQSWQWQSRAACRDLGTGRFFHPAGERGEDREERDAAAKRVCAGCPVRAECLEHALRTREPFGVWGGLTEEERRARPALREPATRAAPRH
- a CDS encoding MFS transporter, with translation MTGETDLSPARLRHARFAIAAVFCAHGAVTGSFATRIPWIQENAQLSAGTLGLALAFPALGAALAMPLAGRINHRYGARTALRVLLTLWTLSLILPSLAPNLPVLCGALFVYGATSGMSDVAMNALGVETENRVGRSIMSSLHGMWSVGALLGSAAGTVAAHTGADARLHHLIAALALTAAGLVAVQGVLDLKSAEDAQAPPHFALPPKSALLIGAIGFAAVFAEGASLDWSAVYLRDVLHTDAGLAAASTTAFALTMAAARLAGDRVVDRFGAVRTVRAGGVLATAGGVLVVTVREPAAALAGFALIGLGIAVVVPLAFAAAARSGPAPAQAIAGVATITYTSGLIAPSAIGAVADASSLVVSFGLVTLLAFALVVGAAVLRPGPPVGQATEKAGPSNRDEPARIRP
- a CDS encoding ROK family transcriptional regulator, which translates into the protein MGAVTPAKATATATATATATAVPSPASPSTARAINDRLALRLLQESGPLTATQLKTLTGLSRPSVADLVERLTGAGLIEVVGESGEQRRGPNARLYGIVARRAHLAALDVRTDSVTAVVTDLLGHPLAEAALPAGAPGDAVAALLRTAREAGAGELHTVVVGAPGLVAPGSGELRDTTGLPSWHRDLVTALQQSLPAVVVVENETNLAALAEQRLGVARDLDSFVLLWLGAGVGAAVVLDGRLRRGASGGAGEIGFLPVPGTAGLPSATDCGGGFHALAGRDAVTALAAEHGFRGPAEEAVAGAAGEPFLDALAERLALGAAAVAAVLDPGCVVLAGELGRAGGPALAARVARRLTTLTPVPTEVRATALGGPAVLAGARLAAREAAQEVLFGTP